The following are from one region of the Candidatus Hydrogenedentota bacterium genome:
- the flgA gene encoding flagellar basal body P-ring formation protein FlgA, with protein sequence MNQRSNLRRALGAALCLLFAVIAPADEASTVKIKDEVLVKGPKVYLSDLVEVKEPELMERLATIEVSGAAVPGASKQLTASLVEARLEHAGVDLGELDPDRPSQIRATTLSIELTPEAMAASLREYIELEMPWDPEVTEIDVPLPRQNLMTPEGEMTIEWRASPQYKFVGPANFRGNVLIDGALYRTVVLRASIDTYQEIVVAAADIPRGRPVSASQLVMQTVSLATAPDGAVTDMSEVEGLVARKTIFPGQPVTTRVVELRRLIKRNQMVPVELSTSVIKIQHQAKAMMDGKEGDVIVCANPVTKEEFQGVVRADGVVEVR encoded by the coding sequence CTCGGCGCGGCGTTGTGCCTGCTCTTCGCCGTGATCGCGCCCGCGGATGAAGCGAGCACCGTAAAGATAAAGGACGAAGTTCTCGTGAAAGGCCCCAAGGTCTACCTGAGCGATCTAGTGGAGGTGAAGGAGCCGGAACTCATGGAGCGTCTGGCGACCATCGAGGTTTCGGGCGCCGCGGTGCCCGGCGCGTCCAAGCAGTTGACCGCCAGCCTTGTTGAAGCGCGCCTGGAGCATGCGGGCGTCGATTTGGGCGAACTGGACCCTGATCGTCCTTCACAAATTCGCGCTACGACCCTGTCGATCGAACTGACGCCGGAGGCCATGGCGGCCTCCCTGCGGGAGTACATTGAACTGGAAATGCCGTGGGACCCGGAGGTCACCGAGATCGACGTGCCTCTGCCCCGTCAGAACCTCATGACGCCGGAAGGGGAAATGACCATCGAGTGGCGCGCCAGTCCCCAGTACAAATTCGTGGGTCCGGCCAACTTTCGCGGAAACGTTCTGATCGATGGGGCGCTCTACAGGACCGTTGTCCTGCGCGCATCGATCGATACCTACCAGGAAATCGTCGTGGCCGCGGCCGACATTCCCCGGGGGCGTCCCGTATCGGCAAGCCAGCTTGTCATGCAGACCGTCTCTCTCGCCACGGCGCCGGATGGGGCAGTGACGGACATGTCGGAGGTGGAAGGCCTCGTTGCGCGCAAGACCATTTTTCCCGGGCAGCCGGTGACCACCCGCGTGGTGGAGTTGCGCCGCCTGATCAAGCGCAATCAGATGGTGCCGGTGGAACTGAGCACCTCGGTCATCAAGATTCAGCATCAGGCGAAAGCCATGATGGACGGGAAAGAAGGCGATGTCATCGTGTGCGCCAATCCCGTAACCAAGGAAGAATTCCAGGGCGTGGTGCGCGCGGATGGGGTAGTGGAGGTACGATGA
- a CDS encoding flagellar basal body L-ring protein FlgH, with product MKHTNKFLTAVVLAALASGAPADSLFSQQTAKDATTVSEKLDRFEVGDIVTVIVRETLNATTSAGTNTKKESDVKADAAAAANPFLVAEQPDGNNILNPGELPNWDIQSENETKNTGDTRRRNTLTTSITCTVVEVFPNGNLKISGDKQVTVNRDDSIVTVSGIIRSKDITAQNTIQSTQVADASVLVKGKGPLWNNQRRGLVTRVLDWFSPF from the coding sequence ATGAAGCACACAAACAAATTCTTGACGGCCGTGGTGCTCGCGGCGTTGGCCTCCGGCGCGCCGGCGGATTCCCTTTTCTCCCAGCAAACCGCCAAGGACGCCACCACGGTGTCCGAGAAGCTGGATCGCTTTGAAGTGGGCGACATCGTCACCGTGATCGTCCGCGAAACCCTGAATGCCACGACCAGCGCCGGCACCAACACGAAGAAAGAAAGCGACGTCAAGGCGGATGCCGCCGCCGCCGCGAACCCCTTCCTCGTGGCCGAGCAGCCCGACGGCAACAACATTCTCAATCCGGGCGAACTTCCCAACTGGGACATTCAGTCGGAAAATGAAACCAAGAACACGGGCGATACCCGACGCCGCAACACACTGACAACCTCCATCACGTGTACGGTCGTGGAAGTATTTCCCAATGGCAACCTGAAGATATCGGGTGATAAGCAAGTTACGGTGAATCGCGACGACTCCATCGTCACGGTCAGCGGCATTATCCGATCCAAGGATATCACGGCGCAGAATACGATCCAGTCGACCCAGGTCGCCGATGCCAGCGTGCTCGTCAAAGGCAAAGGGCCCCTGTGGAACAACCAGCGCCGTGGGTTGGTAACACGGGTGCTCGACTGGTTCTCGCCGTTCTAA